One window of Mesorhizobium sp. PAMC28654 genomic DNA carries:
- a CDS encoding DEAD/DEAH box helicase family protein has protein sequence MSNFAFLAAEFPTVHEAAVEAERQAGVSPTAAAFFAGKTVELAVKWAFRADPGLKLPYQDNISALLHEPSFRGAAGEAVFAKAKFINTLRNRAVHEEKTIRPGDAAGAVKELFHVCFWLARTYARKTKPPEGLAFDASVLARRDETLRKAFAHLKAQQAELDAKNGELTKLLSDRQNLDAELQRLRAEVAAARHAAEATPSTHDYNEAETRDRYIDLLLREAGWALDRPEDIEFRVEGMPNEQGVGFVDYVLWGADGKPLGLVEAKRTRKDARQGQQQAKLYADRLEARYGQRPVIFYSNGYEHWIWDDVRYPPRQIGGFYKRDELELLIQRRTSRRKLAETKLNTKIAGDKRPYQQRAIRAIAKAFEDEGERKALLVMATGSGKTRTVIALVDLLMRAGWAKRVLFLADRVALVNQAAGAFKAQLPDSAPVNLVTERTSEGRVFLSTYPTMMNLIDGRREGKAKFGPGHFDLIVIDEAHRSVYQRYRAIFEYFDSFLVGLTATPKDEIDKNTYSLFDLEDGVPTDAYSLEEAVTDGHLVPPVAISVPLKIVRSGLRYDDLSEEEKDQWDMLEWGEDEIPDTVEAAEVNKRLFNQDTVDQVIAHLMQNGLKVEGGDRPGKTIIFAKNQAHAVYIEARFNAAYPSCWTFRPRRHL, from the coding sequence CGCCTTCCTCGCCGCTGAGTTTCCAACCGTCCACGAGGCGGCGGTGGAGGCTGAGCGGCAGGCGGGCGTGTCGCCGACGGCGGCGGCGTTCTTCGCCGGCAAGACAGTTGAGCTCGCCGTCAAATGGGCGTTCCGCGCCGACCCTGGCCTGAAGCTGCCCTATCAGGATAACATCTCAGCACTGCTCCACGAGCCGAGTTTTCGCGGCGCAGCGGGCGAGGCCGTATTCGCCAAGGCAAAGTTCATCAACACTCTGCGCAATCGCGCCGTGCACGAGGAAAAGACCATCCGGCCAGGCGATGCTGCTGGCGCGGTCAAGGAATTGTTCCACGTCTGTTTCTGGCTGGCGCGCACTTATGCGCGCAAGACTAAGCCGCCCGAGGGTCTTGCCTTCGACGCCTCGGTGTTGGCGCGCCGTGACGAGACGCTGAGGAAGGCCTTCGCGCATCTGAAGGCGCAGCAAGCCGAACTCGACGCCAAGAACGGCGAGTTGACCAAGCTGCTCTCCGACCGGCAGAACCTCGACGCCGAATTGCAGCGCCTGCGTGCCGAAGTGGCAGCCGCCCGGCATGCCGCAGAGGCGACGCCGTCTACACACGACTACAACGAGGCGGAAACCCGCGACCGCTACATCGATCTGCTGCTGCGTGAGGCAGGTTGGGCACTGGACAGGCCGGAAGACATCGAGTTCCGCGTCGAGGGCATGCCGAACGAACAGGGTGTAGGCTTCGTCGACTATGTGCTGTGGGGCGCCGACGGCAAGCCGTTGGGCCTGGTCGAGGCCAAGCGCACGCGCAAGGATGCCCGCCAGGGCCAGCAGCAGGCTAAACTCTATGCCGACCGGCTGGAGGCGCGTTACGGCCAACGACCGGTGATTTTCTACTCGAACGGTTACGAGCACTGGATCTGGGACGATGTGCGGTATCCTCCGCGCCAGATCGGCGGCTTCTACAAGCGCGACGAACTGGAACTGCTGATCCAGCGCCGCACGAGCCGCAGGAAGCTCGCGGAGACAAAGCTCAATACGAAGATCGCCGGCGACAAACGCCCCTACCAGCAGCGCGCCATCCGCGCCATCGCCAAGGCATTCGAGGACGAGGGCGAGCGTAAGGCGCTGCTGGTGATGGCGACCGGCTCAGGCAAGACGCGCACGGTCATCGCCCTCGTCGATCTTCTGATGCGCGCCGGCTGGGCAAAGCGCGTGCTGTTCCTTGCCGATCGTGTCGCGCTGGTCAACCAGGCGGCTGGCGCCTTCAAGGCGCAGCTGCCGGATTCCGCGCCGGTCAATCTCGTCACCGAGCGCACCAGCGAAGGCCGCGTGTTCCTTTCCACCTATCCGACCATGATGAACCTCATCGATGGCAGGCGGGAGGGCAAGGCGAAGTTCGGCCCCGGACACTTCGACCTCATCGTGATCGATGAGGCGCACCGCTCGGTCTACCAACGCTATCGCGCTATATTCGAGTATTTCGATAGCTTCCTCGTCGGCCTGACCGCAACGCCCAAGGATGAGATCGACAAGAACACCTATTCGCTGTTCGACCTGGAAGACGGAGTGCCAACCGACGCCTATAGCCTCGAGGAAGCCGTCACTGACGGCCATCTCGTGCCGCCAGTGGCGATTTCCGTGCCGCTGAAGATCGTGCGCTCCGGCTTGCGCTACGACGATCTCTCCGAAGAGGAGAAGGACCAGTGGGACATGCTGGAATGGGGCGAGGACGAGATCCCCGATACGGTCGAGGCGGCCGAGGTGAACAAACGTCTTTTCAACCAGGACACTGTCGACCAGGTTATCGCGCACTTGATGCAGAACGGGTTGAAGGTCGAGGGCGGCGATCGGCCCGGCAAAACCATCATCTTCGCCAAGAACCAGGCGCATGCTGTTTATATCGAAGCTCGCTTTAACGCGGCCTATCCGTCTTGCTGGACATTTCGCCCGCGTCGTCACCTATGA